The genomic stretch GAGCACCAGGACTGCGGCGGCGGGTTCAGGCAGAACATCGTGTTCCAGGACTATCATGGCCTCAGGTCCTTCAGGATGGCAATGGCGAGCTTCATGGAGCAGATAAGGGGTGGCAGGGCCAGGTTCGATCCGGACCGTATCGTCCTCACGGCCGGTGCCACCGCCGCCAATGAGCTCCTCACGTTCATCCTTGCTAACCCCGGCGACGCGCTGCTCGTCCCTACCCCATACTACCCAGGGTAACTGAACCAGCTGCATTGTTCCGTTGACATGATTTAGTTGGTGACGTGGTTTTGAGCCTGCCCCGTGCATGTGTGGCGTTTTGTTGCAGGTTTGACAGGGACCTGAGGTGGAGAACCGGCGTGAACATCGTCCCGGTGATCTGCGACAGCTCCACGGGGTTCCAGGTGACCGCGGGCGCGCTCCAGGCCGCGTACGAGGAGGCCGCTGCAGCCGGGATGCGCGTCTGCGGCGTCCTCATCACGAACCCGTCGAACCCGGTCGGCACCACGGTCGAGAGAGCCGTCCTGGAGGACATCCTCGACTTCGTGGCGCGCAACAGCATCCACCTCATCTCCGACGAGATTTACTCCGGCTCAGTCTTTGCCTTGCCGGACATGGTGAGCGTGGCCGAACTCGTGGACGAGCGCGGCGACGATGGCATGGCCGGCCGAGTCCACATCGTGTACAGCCTGTCCAAGGACCTCGGCATCCCGGGGTTCCGCGTCGGCGTGGTCTACTCGTACAACGACGCCGTCGTGGCCGCGGCGCGgcgcatgtccagcttcacgcggGTCTCGTCGCAGACGCAGCGGACGCTCGCCGCTGTGCTCTCGGACACGGCCTTCGCCGCGCGGTACATCCGCGCCAACCGGGACCGGCTCCGGGAGCGGCACGATCACGTGGTGGCCGGGCTCGCGCGCGCCGGCGTCGGGTGCATGCGCAGCAACGCCGGGCTGTTCGTGTGGGTGGACATGCGCGAGATGCTGGACGAGGCGACGGTGGAAGGAGAGCTGAGGCTGTGGCGTCGGGTGATGGCCGAGACGAAGCTCAACGTCTCCCCGGGGTCGTCCTGCTATTGCTCGGAGCCTGGGTGGTTCAGAGTGTGCTTTGCCAACATGAGTTTGGAGATACTGGATGTTGCACTCCGAAGGATGAGTTGTTTCATGGAGAGATGGAACAGTGCAAGGCAATAATTGGACATTAAAGGGTAAAATAATTTGATGGGACCTCTTCCACAAATTCAATTTTGTGGACTAACTCCATCGATTGACATGTGGTCATGTCACATGTGAGTTGCTGGAGTTGGACCAGACTCCAtaaaattattttcctattaaaCGATGGAACATATGGTTGTTTTGTTTGCCATGTTTCCCTTTTTTTGGAGGAATGTTCGGTTAGTTATGCAAGCGGACAAGTGAAGAGAAATGCACTTTTGTTTGCTTTGAGATTTACACATGAAGTAACCTAAGATCTACGATCGAGCGACGATAGCATTTATGCActatttccttcttgaaggcgtcgtttatggagaagctgagcttctggtgttgtcttggtggtgttagtgttGCTGCTTCAAATTATGGATCTCTGTAGTGGGACCTTTCTTTTCTGtaattctttttctcttttttggttgtgtgcatcatttatgtcattagggcatgatgttgttgcagaggctaggtgtaattgttatctccgcgatattaatatatgctctttatcgaaaaaatagggTACAATGGCTACGGCACCCATCATatacacacactctctctctcatTCACTAGTCCATCTATTTTAATTTCTATTCTAAATTTAAGAGGAGTGTGATGTCGGAATATTTATCAAAATTGAAGTGAAAGtgcaataagaaacaaaaaaaaacatctcaAGCCCGAGCAAAAATCAAGATCTAATCTAAGGTAGATGCAAGTAACGAGATTACATGATCATTACACTCTTGATGAACAAGAGCGAAAAAAGTTTGACAACGTTGGTTGATGAAGTCCTCGCTGTGATTCAATCGATCCAACACCGCAACAAACGGTGCTTCCGAGGTGAACATACATACAGCTCGGTGATGTATCCTTCTTGATCTACAAGAGAGAGTGGACAAATGGAGACCGATGTACATGTAGCTTTCTTTTTGAACTCTTAAAATAagtattttaaagttttaaaaaatttgaGACAAATTTCAAtcggtagccaatgatgtatactacaaaCCTATAAAATCTCGATACAAACTACTTTACATTCTAAGCTAcgcaaaataacaaaatctgacaaaTTATACGGTTTTGAAATttttcagattttgtcattttcttGTAGTCTAGGATGTAAAGTATTTTATATTGAGATTGTGCACGTTGCTATCCCTAAttttttgtttcagatttttaaaaaaattctgaaatatgaATGTTGACTGTTTGGAAATAAAGTCCCACGTGTAGTTCGGCCTCCGGTTTTAGTTTCCGTGCATACATACTGTCACATGCATGTAAAGTGGTCAACAACGGGCTCGGATCTCCGCGCGACACGAACGGCTACGATATCTGCTGGCTGCAAAATCAGCTCGTCAAACTGCTCGTCCACGTTTCTTTTTCATGCCAAAAGTAGGTTCCGCTTCCAGCAAAATGGCAGCACCTAATTTGCCCTGCAATTTAtggccccgtcctcttcctcgtccatCGTCGATCCGAAGTACGTATATAAAGCCTAGCCCGGCCATCCATGTCTCCTGTCGGAGCTCCATTTCTCGAGTTGCCCTTGCC from Lolium rigidum isolate FL_2022 chromosome 4, APGP_CSIRO_Lrig_0.1, whole genome shotgun sequence encodes the following:
- the LOC124647295 gene encoding 1-aminocyclopropane-1-carboxylate synthase 7-like; this encodes MLNMLADEKPEPSLSEMARSAAHGEDSPYFAGWRAYDEDPYHPIVNPSGVIQMGLAENQVSFDLLEEYLREHQDCGGGFRQNIVFQDYHGLRSFRMAMASFMEQIRGGRARFDPDRIVLTAGATAANELLTFILANPGDALLVPTPYYPGFDRDLRWRTGVNIVPVICDSSTGFQVTAGALQAAYEEAAAAGMRVCGVLITNPSNPVGTTVERAVLEDILDFVARNSIHLISDEIYSGSVFALPDMVSVAELVDERGDDGMAGRVHIVYSLSKDLGIPGFRVGVVYSYNDAVVAAARRMSSFTRVSSQTQRTLAAVLSDTAFAARYIRANRDRLRERHDHVVAGLARAGVGCMRSNAGLFVWVDMREMLDEATVEGELRLWRRVMAETKLNVSPGSSCYCSEPGWFRVCFANMSLEILDVALRRMSCFMERWNSARQ